The following are from one region of the Stanieria cyanosphaera PCC 7437 genome:
- a CDS encoding sulfite exporter TauE/SafE family protein, whose protein sequence is MNFNYLLTLSSLGLFSGFLAGIFGIGGGTVLVPIIKAFGYTPVQAVATSSLAIIMTSVSGSIQNWRMGYLNFRRVILLGLPSIATAQIGAFLASNIPGAILLIAFGIFLIINIFLTNFRKRLVTTNFKTRETNTNPSLARLITGGTAGFLAGLFGIGGGVIMVPLQILLLGEQIKVAIQTSLGVIVITSISACLGHAYQGNILWLEGIILGLGGLVGAQISTRFLPKLPDKAVSFGFNILLGILAIYIFWQAWQIYYL, encoded by the coding sequence ATGAATTTTAATTATTTATTAACTCTCAGTAGTTTAGGTTTATTTTCAGGTTTTTTGGCTGGGATATTTGGTATTGGCGGTGGTACTGTTTTAGTACCAATAATTAAGGCTTTTGGTTATACTCCAGTACAAGCAGTTGCTACCAGCAGTTTAGCTATTATTATGACTTCTGTTTCTGGTAGTATTCAAAATTGGCGAATGGGATACTTAAATTTTCGACGAGTAATTTTATTAGGATTACCCTCGATCGCTACTGCCCAAATAGGAGCTTTTTTAGCTAGTAATATTCCTGGAGCTATTCTATTAATTGCTTTTGGAATTTTTTTGATAATTAATATATTTCTAACTAATTTTCGTAAACGATTAGTTACTACTAACTTCAAAACAAGAGAAACAAACACTAATCCTAGTCTTGCCAGACTTATCACTGGTGGTACTGCTGGTTTTTTAGCTGGTTTATTTGGGATTGGTGGTGGTGTAATTATGGTTCCTTTACAAATACTTTTGTTAGGAGAACAAATTAAAGTAGCAATTCAAACTAGTTTAGGAGTAATTGTAATTACTTCAATTTCTGCTTGTCTTGGCCACGCTTATCAAGGCAATATTTTATGGTTAGAAGGAATTATTTTAGGTTTAGGTGGATTAGTTGGAGCCCAAATCAGTACTCGCTTTTTACCTAAGTTACCTGACAAAGCTGTTAGTTTTGGTTTTAACATTTTATTGGGAATTTTAGCAATTTATATTTTTTGGCAAGCTTGGCAGATTTATTACCTATAA
- a CDS encoding DEAD/DEAH box helicase → MTVTFKSLGLSDTCVQQLEELGFVEPTQIQQQAIPSLLEGRDLVGQSQTGTGKTAAFSLPMLDLIDSRNKAVQGLILTPTRELAQQVGQAINDFASNRRIYVLTVYGGQSIERQIRSLRKGVQVVVGTPGRIIDLLERKELSLDQVRLAVLDESDEMLSMGFIDDVKKILQQASKQRQTACFSATMPREIKDLIQQFLKSPIMVTVEQPKAAPARINQQAYMVPRGWHKNQALQPILEIEEIDSAIIFVRTKKTASELTSKLQEAGHSVDEYHGDLSQIQRERLVQRFRDGKIKMIVATDIAARGLDVENLTHVINYDLPDNAETYIHRIGRTGRAGKHGTAIALVQPIDRRTLRQIEHRLRQRLEINKIPSRTEVEAKRLAKLQAQVQETLSGERMASFLPLVRELSDEYDPQAIAAAALQMVYDQNCPPWMKTDWEVPQSGVPKPLIKRKNNRSNRKDGYKSKSVTENRSQGKIRSEVVISEQ, encoded by the coding sequence ATGACAGTTACTTTCAAAAGCTTAGGATTATCAGATACTTGCGTACAACAATTAGAAGAACTTGGTTTTGTTGAACCAACTCAAATACAACAACAAGCAATCCCTTCTTTATTAGAAGGTCGCGATTTAGTAGGGCAATCTCAAACAGGAACAGGCAAAACAGCAGCATTTTCACTGCCGATGTTGGATTTGATTGATAGTCGCAATAAAGCAGTTCAAGGTTTAATTCTGACACCAACTAGAGAATTAGCTCAACAAGTAGGACAGGCAATCAACGATTTTGCAAGTAATCGCAGAATTTACGTGCTTACTGTTTATGGTGGTCAATCTATTGAGCGACAAATTCGTAGTTTGAGGAAAGGAGTGCAGGTTGTTGTAGGTACTCCAGGAAGAATTATTGATTTACTCGAAAGAAAAGAATTAAGTTTGGATCAGGTACGTTTAGCTGTACTCGATGAATCCGATGAAATGTTGAGTATGGGTTTTATCGATGATGTCAAAAAAATCTTGCAACAAGCTTCAAAACAGCGACAAACAGCTTGTTTCTCAGCAACTATGCCTCGAGAAATCAAAGATTTGATTCAGCAATTTCTCAAATCACCGATCATGGTAACCGTTGAACAGCCTAAAGCTGCTCCTGCCAGAATTAATCAACAAGCCTACATGGTTCCTCGTGGTTGGCACAAAAACCAAGCTTTACAACCGATTTTAGAAATAGAAGAAATCGATTCAGCAATTATTTTTGTCCGAACCAAAAAAACTGCCAGCGAATTAACTAGCAAACTTCAAGAGGCGGGTCACAGTGTTGATGAATATCATGGTGATTTGAGTCAAATTCAAAGAGAACGTTTAGTTCAACGTTTTCGAGATGGAAAAATCAAAATGATAGTAGCGACAGACATTGCTGCTCGTGGTTTAGACGTAGAAAACTTAACTCACGTAATCAATTACGATTTACCAGATAATGCTGAAACTTACATTCATCGTATTGGTCGTACTGGTCGTGCTGGCAAACATGGAACTGCGATCGCTTTAGTCCAACCAATTGATCGCCGTACTTTAAGACAAATTGAGCATCGTCTCCGCCAAAGATTAGAAATTAACAAGATTCCTAGCCGTACCGAGGTAGAAGCTAAAAGACTGGCTAAACTCCAAGCTCAAGTACAAGAAACTTTATCTGGCGAAAGAATGGCATCCTTTTTACCTTTAGTCAGGGAATTAAGTGACGAATACGATCCCCAAGCGATCGCTGCTGCTGCTTTACAAATGGTTTATGACCAAAATTGTCCTCCATGGATGAAGACTGATTGGGAAGTTCCTCAATCTGGTGTACCCAAACCACTCATCAAACGCAAAAACAACCGCAGTAATCGTAAAGATGGTTATAAATCTAAGTCAGTGACTGAAAACAGGTCACAAGGTAAAATAAGGTCTGAAGTTGTTATTAGCGAACAGTAA
- the thrC gene encoding threonine synthase, translating to MPSMTRYSTNWPGLIEAYRPYLPVSDTTPVVTLLEGNTPLIPAPALSQAIGRGVQVYVKYDGLNPTGSFKDRGMTMAITKAKEAGAKAVICASTGNTSAAAAAYARRAGMRAFVVIPDGYVALGKLAQALLYGAEVIAIEGNFDDALTIVRKMSENYPVTLVNSVNPYRLQGQKTAAFEVVDVLGDAPDWLCIPVGNAGNITAYWMGFTEYHQQGKCARLPKMMGFQAAGAAPFIAGKPIPNPETIATAIRIGNPANWEKAIAVQQHSQGEFHPVTDQEILEAYRLLASQEGIFCEPASAASVAGLLKQKEHLPNQATVVCVLTGNGLKDPSNAIEYSSNSIKQKIKADLKTVASEMGF from the coding sequence ATGCCTAGTATGACCAGGTATTCAACTAACTGGCCTGGTTTAATTGAAGCTTATCGTCCTTACTTACCAGTAAGTGATACTACTCCTGTAGTTACCTTACTGGAGGGTAATACACCTCTAATTCCTGCGCCTGCGCTCTCTCAAGCCATTGGTCGAGGAGTCCAAGTATATGTAAAGTACGATGGGCTTAATCCGACTGGTAGCTTTAAAGACCGGGGTATGACTATGGCGATTACCAAAGCCAAAGAAGCAGGAGCAAAGGCTGTAATTTGCGCTAGCACAGGAAATACTTCAGCAGCAGCAGCAGCTTATGCTCGTCGTGCAGGGATGCGAGCTTTCGTCGTTATTCCTGACGGTTATGTAGCTTTAGGTAAATTAGCACAAGCTTTACTTTATGGTGCAGAAGTAATTGCGATTGAGGGGAATTTTGATGATGCTTTAACTATAGTCCGGAAAATGTCGGAAAATTATCCTGTTACTCTAGTTAATTCAGTCAACCCTTATCGTCTTCAAGGACAAAAGACTGCTGCTTTTGAAGTTGTTGATGTTTTAGGTGATGCTCCTGATTGGCTCTGTATTCCTGTGGGAAATGCTGGTAACATTACCGCCTATTGGATGGGTTTTACTGAATATCATCAACAAGGCAAATGCGCTCGCTTACCAAAAATGATGGGTTTTCAAGCAGCAGGTGCAGCCCCTTTTATTGCAGGTAAACCGATTCCCAATCCAGAAACGATTGCTACCGCAATTAGAATCGGAAATCCCGCTAATTGGGAAAAAGCGATCGCTGTTCAACAACACAGTCAAGGTGAATTTCATCCAGTAACCGACCAAGAAATACTTGAGGCTTATCGTTTATTAGCTTCACAAGAAGGAATTTTTTGTGAACCTGCTAGTGCTGCTTCTGTTGCTGGATTATTAAAACAAAAAGAACATCTTCCAAATCAAGCAACTGTAGTTTGTGTTCTGACCGGAAATGGACTTAAAGACCCTAGTAATGCTATTGAATATAGCAGTAACTCGATCAAGCAGAAAATCAAAGCTGATTTGAAAACTGTAGCTAGTGAAATGGGTTTTTAA
- a CDS encoding vitamin K epoxide reductase family protein produces MRRRRSLPWIYRWSRPLIGAIAIAGAILTAYLTVTKLTGGEVVCSAEATAATSSCSDVLNSPYATIFGLPLTLFGFLAYISMAIFALSPLIIKPDGNKELKRNLDNWTWLLLLAGGTGMAVFSSYLMYVLFFKLQAVCYYCIGSALFSWTLLTLAIMGREWEDIGQIFFTVVIVALLTLVGTLGVYANVDNPIGETPDQDGLIVIPQAQTSPEPPIGWEITTTSGEAEIALAKHLTEIGVKNYGAFWCPHCYEQKQLLGKEAFSEIDYIECDPQGKNPQRQACVTAGIKSFPTWEIKGKFYPGVQTPQQLAELSEYKGSMDFKYKLP; encoded by the coding sequence ATGCGCCGTCGACGTTCTCTTCCTTGGATTTATCGTTGGTCCCGACCTTTAATAGGTGCGATCGCTATCGCTGGAGCCATTTTGACTGCTTACCTCACTGTTACTAAACTAACTGGAGGAGAGGTAGTTTGTTCAGCCGAGGCAACTGCTGCTACTAGTAGTTGTAGCGATGTCCTCAATAGTCCTTATGCGACTATCTTTGGCTTACCATTAACTTTATTTGGTTTTTTAGCTTATATCAGCATGGCGATTTTCGCTCTTAGCCCTCTGATAATTAAACCAGATGGTAATAAAGAACTCAAACGAAATCTAGATAATTGGACTTGGTTGCTACTATTAGCTGGTGGCACAGGCATGGCAGTTTTTAGCAGTTATTTAATGTATGTACTATTTTTTAAACTGCAAGCCGTTTGTTACTACTGTATTGGCTCTGCTTTATTTTCTTGGACTTTATTGACTTTAGCTATTATGGGACGAGAGTGGGAAGATATTGGTCAAATTTTCTTTACAGTTGTGATCGTGGCATTGTTGACTCTCGTAGGTACTTTGGGAGTTTATGCTAATGTTGATAATCCAATAGGAGAGACACCAGATCAAGATGGATTAATTGTTATTCCACAAGCTCAAACTTCACCGGAACCACCGATAGGTTGGGAAATTACCACAACTTCAGGGGAAGCGGAGATTGCTTTAGCAAAACATTTAACAGAAATTGGGGTAAAAAACTACGGTGCTTTTTGGTGTCCTCATTGTTACGAACAAAAGCAGTTATTAGGGAAAGAAGCTTTTAGCGAAATTGACTATATTGAGTGTGATCCTCAAGGAAAAAATCCTCAAAGACAAGCTTGTGTAACAGCAGGAATTAAATCTTTTCCAACATGGGAAATTAAAGGAAAATTTTATCCAGGAGTACAAACGCCACAACAATTAGCAGAATTATCTGAATATAAAGGCTCAATGGATTTTAAATATAAACTTCCTTAA
- the rimO gene encoding 30S ribosomal protein S12 methylthiotransferase RimO, whose amino-acid sequence MADKPTIAISHLGCEKNRVDSEHMLGLLAQAGYQVDSNEEVADYVIVNTCSFIQAAREESVRTLVELAEANKKIIVTGCMAQHFQEQLLEELPETVAVVGSGDYHKIVNVVERVEIGEKVKEISTQPTYIADETVPRYRTTTEGVAYLRVAEGCDYRCAFCIIPHLRGNQRSRSIESIVAEAKQLAAEGVQEIILISQITTNYGLDLYGEPRLADLLRELGKVDVPWIRIHYAYPTGLTPQVIAAIRDTPNVLPYLDLPLQHSHPTILKAMNRPWQGRVNDAIIERIKTELPEAILRTTFIVGFPGETEEHFQHLVQFVQRHQFDHVGVFTFSAEEGTSAYTMSEQVAPEVMEARREKLMQIQQPIAARKNKACVGKTVDVLIEQENPHTGELIGRSARFAPEVDGLIYVRGEASLGSIVSVEITAADIYDLYGEII is encoded by the coding sequence ATGGCAGATAAGCCAACTATTGCGATTTCTCATCTAGGATGTGAAAAAAATCGTGTCGATTCAGAACATATGCTAGGCTTACTAGCTCAAGCTGGTTATCAAGTTGATTCTAACGAAGAAGTAGCTGATTATGTTATAGTTAATACTTGCAGTTTTATTCAAGCAGCTAGAGAAGAATCAGTTCGTACTTTAGTAGAACTAGCGGAAGCCAACAAAAAAATTATAGTAACGGGCTGCATGGCTCAACACTTTCAAGAGCAACTGCTAGAAGAATTGCCTGAAACAGTAGCAGTCGTAGGCAGCGGAGACTATCACAAAATAGTTAACGTTGTTGAGCGAGTAGAAATAGGAGAAAAAGTTAAAGAAATATCTACACAACCTACTTATATTGCCGATGAAACTGTACCTCGGTATCGGACAACGACTGAAGGTGTAGCTTATTTGCGAGTAGCTGAAGGATGTGATTATCGTTGTGCTTTTTGTATCATTCCTCATTTGAGAGGAAATCAGCGATCGCGCTCAATAGAATCAATTGTTGCCGAAGCCAAACAACTGGCAGCCGAAGGAGTACAAGAAATCATTCTCATCTCTCAAATCACAACTAACTATGGGTTAGATTTATATGGAGAACCCAGACTAGCCGATTTGTTAAGAGAATTAGGCAAGGTAGATGTACCTTGGATTAGAATTCATTACGCCTATCCGACAGGATTAACTCCTCAAGTAATTGCAGCAATCAGAGATACCCCTAACGTTCTGCCTTATTTAGATTTACCCTTACAGCATTCTCATCCAACAATACTTAAGGCAATGAATCGCCCTTGGCAAGGAAGGGTTAATGATGCCATCATTGAACGGATTAAAACGGAATTACCAGAGGCAATTTTACGAACAACTTTTATTGTTGGTTTTCCTGGAGAAACAGAAGAGCATTTTCAACATTTAGTGCAATTTGTCCAACGTCATCAATTCGATCATGTGGGCGTATTTACTTTTTCTGCTGAAGAAGGAACCTCAGCCTACACGATGAGTGAGCAAGTTGCACCAGAAGTTATGGAAGCTCGCCGAGAGAAACTGATGCAGATTCAACAACCTATTGCTGCGCGCAAAAATAAAGCTTGTGTTGGTAAAACAGTTGATGTCTTAATTGAACAAGAAAATCCTCATACAGGAGAATTAATTGGTCGTTCAGCAAGATTTGCACCCGAAGTAGATGGCTTAATTTATGTTCGTGGGGAAGCCTCTCTTGGCTCGATTGTCTCGGTTGAAATTACCGCAGCAGACATATACGACCTTTATGGAGAAATTATTTAG
- the btpA gene encoding photosystem I biogenesis protein BtpA — translation MDLKQIFKTNNPIIGVVHLLPLPTSPRWGGNLKAVISRAEQEATALAAGGVDGIIVENFFDAPFAKEGVDPAIVSAMTVIVDRLKNMVMLPIGINILRNDSHSAMAVAACVEAEFIRVNVLTGVMATDQGLIEGQAHQLLRYRRELGATVGILADVLVKHARPLGTPNLTTAVQDTIERGLADGVILSGWATGSPPNLEDLELASAAAGDTPVFIGSGANWENITRLMQAADGVIVASSLKRKGKITETIDPLRVTQFVEAARDTVKEKEQQKSVSSVKLAK, via the coding sequence GTGGACTTAAAACAAATTTTTAAAACAAATAATCCAATTATTGGTGTAGTTCATCTATTACCTTTGCCTACTTCTCCGCGTTGGGGAGGAAATTTAAAAGCGGTCATATCAAGAGCAGAACAAGAAGCTACAGCCTTAGCAGCAGGTGGAGTTGACGGCATTATCGTCGAGAACTTTTTTGATGCTCCTTTTGCTAAAGAAGGCGTTGATCCCGCCATAGTTAGTGCGATGACCGTCATTGTTGATCGTCTAAAAAATATGGTGATGTTACCAATTGGTATTAATATACTACGAAATGATAGTCACAGTGCAATGGCAGTAGCTGCTTGTGTAGAAGCCGAGTTTATTCGAGTTAATGTTTTGACGGGTGTAATGGCAACTGATCAAGGTTTGATCGAAGGACAAGCTCATCAATTATTACGCTATCGCAGAGAATTAGGTGCTACAGTCGGAATTTTAGCAGATGTCTTAGTTAAACACGCACGTCCTTTAGGAACACCTAATTTAACTACTGCCGTACAAGATACTATTGAACGAGGTTTAGCTGATGGGGTAATACTTTCTGGATGGGCAACAGGAAGTCCACCTAATCTTGAAGATTTAGAATTAGCTTCAGCAGCAGCAGGCGATACTCCCGTTTTTATTGGTAGTGGTGCTAATTGGGAAAATATTACCAGACTAATGCAAGCTGCCGATGGTGTGATCGTAGCTAGTTCTCTTAAGCGTAAAGGTAAAATAACCGAAACTATCGATCCGCTTAGAGTTACTCAGTTTGTGGAAGCAGCTAGAGACACTGTTAAAGAAAAAGAGCAACAAAAATCAGTTTCCTCAGTCAAATTAGCTAAATAA